In Paenibacillus sp. FSL M7-0420, a single genomic region encodes these proteins:
- a CDS encoding GntP family permease, whose translation MEGLIIGWYGALAGLAIAIILILRKLNPVYALFLGAIAGALIGGANLEQTVSVLVSGTQSVMGTVLRVLAAGVLAGVMMESGAAEAIAQAIVRKFGGSKAILALALATMVITAMGVFIPVAVLIVAPIALSVGNKMEISKLALLLALSGGGKAGNIISPNPNTIAAARGFDLDLSNVMLAGVIPAICGLIVTVILATLLKKKGVMVTPAEAANGTDTANTAAYPPLSRAIVAPLVAIVLLMINPIGSISGIEALTKLKVDALYILPLAGIIGMLAMGQGNKVLQYTSSGLSKMTATVLILIGAGGIAGLISASDLSAQVVHLIELSGISGTFLAPISGILMAAATASTSTGVIVATGSFGQAILNMGTAPLAAAVMVHTGATVIDSLPQGTYFHVTADSMKMSIKQRMGLIPYEAIVGGTMTIVATLVYGFLL comes from the coding sequence ATGGAAGGATTAATCATTGGTTGGTATGGGGCGCTTGCAGGGCTGGCAATTGCCATTATTCTGATCCTTAGAAAATTGAATCCGGTCTACGCTCTATTCCTGGGTGCCATTGCAGGGGCGCTGATTGGCGGAGCCAATCTCGAACAGACCGTGAGTGTTCTTGTAAGCGGTACACAAAGTGTAATGGGCACGGTGCTGCGGGTGCTGGCCGCCGGTGTGCTGGCTGGTGTGATGATGGAGTCGGGTGCGGCTGAGGCCATAGCCCAGGCTATTGTTCGAAAGTTCGGCGGAAGCAAGGCCATTCTGGCCCTCGCGCTGGCCACAATGGTCATTACGGCAATGGGCGTATTCATCCCGGTAGCGGTACTGATTGTGGCTCCGATTGCTTTATCCGTAGGCAACAAAATGGAGATCTCGAAGCTGGCGCTGCTGCTGGCCTTGTCGGGCGGGGGGAAGGCGGGTAATATTATCTCACCGAATCCGAATACGATTGCTGCTGCGCGCGGCTTCGATCTTGATCTCAGCAATGTCATGCTGGCAGGCGTGATCCCGGCAATCTGCGGATTAATTGTAACCGTTATCTTAGCCACCCTGCTGAAGAAAAAGGGGGTTATGGTTACCCCGGCGGAGGCTGCGAACGGGACAGACACTGCGAACACAGCCGCTTACCCGCCGCTCAGCAGAGCTATTGTGGCTCCGCTCGTGGCGATCGTCCTGCTCATGATTAACCCGATCGGCTCCATCTCCGGGATCGAAGCGTTGACCAAGCTTAAGGTGGATGCGCTCTATATTCTGCCGCTGGCAGGGATTATCGGGATGCTGGCGATGGGGCAAGGCAACAAGGTGCTGCAATATACGTCCTCCGGTCTTAGCAAAATGACCGCAACCGTCCTGATTCTGATCGGGGCAGGCGGCATCGCCGGTCTGATCTCCGCTTCCGATCTGTCCGCCCAGGTGGTGCATCTGATTGAGCTGTCCGGGATTTCCGGGACGTTCCTGGCACCGATTTCCGGCATACTGATGGCTGCGGCTACCGCCTCAACATCCACGGGTGTTATTGTCGCTACCGGCTCCTTCGGGCAGGCCATTCTGAATATGGGCACCGCTCCGCTGGCTGCCGCTGTGATGGTTCATACCGGAGCTACGGTCATCGACTCGCTGCCGCAGGGCACTTACTTCCATGTCACGGCGGACAGTATGAAAATGTCAATCAAGCAGCGCATGGGGCTCATCCCGTATGAGGCCATCGTTGGCGGCACGATGACGATTGTGGCTACGCTGGTTTACGGATTTTTACTCTAA